The genomic interval ATATGATTTAGACTTCAGAAGAAAGGTCACAAGCTTTCGCATAATCAGTACAAATAaaataatcaagaaaaaataagcaattctaaatcaaaaataaaattaagaacaGTAAAATAGTTCAATCTTAAGCCTAAGGTGATTTAAGTTAAAAATAACAGATGAACTCAATAAATAGGGAAAGATACTCAACAATTTCCATTCTTCCTTTCTCGTCACAAACTCACTTTCTCTTTAATCATTGAGCGGTGCCCCCAATAGGTATGTTTGATTAAGAAatacaacaacaaacaacaaaccaagcctcaagtcccacaaGGTGGGatcagctacatgaatcattttctgccaattgtaatcatggacaatttccttcaacaaattcaaggctattaaatccttactatctcattccaagttattttaggtctacccctaccccttctactacccctcacaataactaattcactcttcctcCCAAGCGCATTATCTAGCCTACATTgcaaatgtccaaaccatctaagtcgtctcTCCTTTATCTTCTACAGAAGCTAcgcctaacttaccatgaatatattcatttcttaatttattctTTAACGTTGtgccactcatccatctaagaaTTCTCATCTTGGcagcttttactttttggatatgttgtttcttagtcgcccaacattctaattCATATAGCATCaaccatcctataaaacttcccttttaaattttaagactattctacaatcacaaagcatACTCGAAgcaattttccattttacccaacctgcttcaATTCTATGCATTCAatcttctcaatttctccttcagcttgcataatagatccaaggtatcgaaatctactacGGTTATTGaattcttcatcatcaagtttgactttgtctccaatattccacctactattactgaaattatattttatatattctgtcttatttctaattatcctaaaacctctagattctaaaacttctctccataattcttacttagattctactccaccctcagtttcataaatcaagataatatcatttgcaaataacatacaccgTGGAACCTCATCTTGGATACTCCTAGTTAATTCATCCATCACTAAACCAAacagataagggctcaaagcaaatcctttaTGTACACCTATTATGATTGGAAATTCTATAGTCTCTCCACCTATAATCCTAATACTAGTCACTACcacatcgtacatatccttaatgacatcaatatacctactatatacaccttttttttttaaatccaccgcaaaacttccctaggtaccctatcatatgttttctctaaatcaacaaataccatatgcaagttcctcttctttttcctaaacttgtccattaatcttcttaaaatatatatagtttctatagtagatctcctaggcataaaatcaaattggcCTTTTGAGACCATCGCTTTTAGCCTTAATGTTTGTTCATCTACCCTTTCCCACAATTTTagcgtatgactcataagtttaattccaagatagctattacaattttgaatatctcctttatttttatttttacaattgTGTTAAATAAGTTAGTTAACCATAAATtctattatcacctaagcatttccaaatttcaattgggatgttatttggtcctataacttttccatttttACACCTTTTTAGTGAATTTAACTACGTTAACTCTAAtattgcaaataaatctcatattttttgtctttttctcttttttcaattctaagtttgaaccttctatttggttttcattaaatagcttattaaagtcatttcgtcatctttcttttatgtcttcttccttaaccaagataatatcatcctcgttttttatacattttacattagctaagtccttactctttctttctctaactctaacaagtttaaataagtctctttctccttttgtatctaatctagtataaacattattaaatgatctatgtttagcttcactaacggccttttttgcattttttctcgtCTCTTTATATTTTAcaaagttttccatgtttctacatttttgccatgttctatatcaaattctttttgtccTTTACAGTGTTGGACATCTTGATcctaccaccaactttctttgctatcgAGAATCTTTttcttgattcgcctaaaatctttttttctatctttttaatagaattAGCTATCCTGCTTTATGTCAACATCATCCTTTATAATCCAATCACCATATTTAATCATGTTAAcgttaaattttattatatttttttcctttaggttccaccacctagttcttttatactggtttattttatcctttatcTTCTATTTTCTAATACATAAATCTAACACTAAAATGCTATGTAGTGTGGCTAAGCTTcacttgggataactttacaatccttgcaggcttacatgataaacaatctatCCTTTTAATTAAGAataaaatctatttgacttttactatgtccacttttgaaggttaccaagtgttcttctcttttcttaaagcaagtattcattgtaataaaatcatatgacatgactaaatctaagatcatctccctaggctcattttttgtctccatatccatatcctccatgtatcctttcataacctttattatccctttcAACATGTCTATTCAGATTTActtctatgaatattttctcaatccctgacatgtcttgtataatactatccatatcttcccaaaattgtctcttaaggttttctactaagcctactagaggagcataagcactaacgACATTTATTATCATTTGACCTaggaccatcttgatttttataattctatctcctATTCTTTTGACATCTACTATGTTATCTTTAattttttgtctacaataattcctaccccattcttatgttttttcttttttagtgtaccaaagtttaaatcatgatctttcaatttctctaactttctcccccacccacttagtttcttgaaggcaaattagattaatttttcttctaatcattatgTCCACAATTGCCATGTCTTTACCCATAAgcgtccctatattccaagttattAATCTAATCCTCATCTCCTcaactaacttctttacccgcCCAAgtccagaatgatgcaagaaccctcacatatttgataCTATACCCATTCAATGACACGGCATGTCACTTCGGGGCAACGATCTAACCCACCCTCGCCCCTTTTCACTACACCTAGGTGGTATAAGTGCAATGCGTCGCTCGTAGGGAACATCCCAAAGAATAACCTGTAAGAATTtatatcatagtgatctaacaaGTTTTATGGTGACTGCCAGCTACCTAACACTACCCTCCTCCTTTACATGAACTTGGGACCAGCTATGTGTGAAAAGATTAATACACTAAGCGCATCATAGGCGAAGTTAtgtttgattaagaaatataatcAAAAAATACATAAACGATTTTCAAGTCATTTGTTTGACATTTTGGTGTCATATAGGGCTATGTAAATACTTAATATGCACTAACAGTTACCcaccacacacacacatctatttataatCATTCTTATTGGAGTTTCATTCTCTACATTTTTGCAGATCTTCTACTGAAGAATGGTCTACCCTTGCATTTTGGATTTTTGTTCAATTCGTtactttttaagttttttttctttttttgacacAATGctgagactctctctctctctctcaatttggTTCGTTATTTTTTTAAATCTCGGGGATCCATTTTTAATCTTGCTTAATAATTGGGTCTACTATTGGGTTAAGTTTTAAAATGGGTATAGATGGATCAATTTCAACCCTTCAATAGTTGCTAATTCTTTAGCCTATAAATGACCTAATAAAAAGTGTCCAAGCTAACCCACTAATTCAAGATGTGTTAGAATAGACAAACGAGTATGGGTTCGCTTGACATGTCGAAGCCTCAAAATCTAACAAACTAGTAAGGAAGAAATTTGTCATAAGGGGAGAAAACAAAATGATGGGAACCATACAGTGTCTTCTAAACcaaattttcccttttttgtCAATTGTACTCCATTTTTTGTTTCATTCTCAAAAGGATTTATTAAGTCTCAATAAACCATCACCAAACAGCCTAGATGAAAGAAAGTAGTCCTTCCAAGCTAGGGGCGAGCATTCGGTCTATGCGGTTAATTAACCGAAAATATTCAGTTAAAATAtctcattaaccgaaccgaaccgaccgaaattcCATATTTATCTGAACTCAAAACTGACTAAAACGAATTTCGATTAAATCGGttaaccaatttaatattttaatatatataaatattgttttttaatacatataaaatataaataatatatataatatataaaattttaatatatatataatatataaaaaataaataaaattttagtatatatataacatataaaatattttaatatataatatatataattatttataattaatttatactattcggtTAACCGAGTTAACCGAAACCAAAAATCGATCCGAAAATCGAAAATCAAAATTCAACAAGAATGAAAATCAAATTGAACCGAATAAATATTTAAccaaaccgaaccgaccgaatttaCTCATTTAATtcggttttaaccgaattatgctcacccctattcCAAACTACCAATTGTTGGATAGCATACCTTTGTATATATGCTAGCAAAAATGTATTAATCACACACATATCataacaatgttttgaaacatgaaggtgaggcgtaagccttttttgaattttttttttttttttttttaggtaaatcacatatacatattaaaataaagaaacaataagaatattacaaataaaattttaaaattaaattaaatttgtaaACTACTTCTTGGGCATTCTACGAATAGTAACTTGGATTCACTAATTAAATCATGCCAAGAGATAGCCATAACATAACATAGAtaaaatttatttcatctaagatGCAACAATCAATTACTTTAGAAAAGTTACAGTTCAAGAGATTCACACTCCAAAAATGCATAACCCTCAATTAATGTTGTAATGCATAAGCCTCAAATTATAAGGCTTTGGCCTTTTGGGGATTTGATATATTAGATTTTGCCAGAAGGTATTTTGGGCATGCCTCATCTCAAGGCCAACCTCAATTGAGCCTTATAAaacatcatatcatatcataGATGGCATAAGTTAAATTCTCACTAATCTTCCTATTTTGAACTAATTTTCCATTTAAGGGAATGTACTGAtaacaaatatcaaaataaaaacaacaaaaatgatGAATGGCATCATAAGAAAAGTGATGAAGAGATATGGCCATGAACATAAAGCAGCATTAATATTTGAATACAATAGCGACTTGCTAACCAACGTGTATAGGCAGGTCAAGCATAATTTAGTTTTTACTGTTCATGTCCAATCTGAACCAAGTCTGGACAAACATGTTTGAGCTCAAAAAGAAGTTAAGCTTGATTAAGAACGACAATACAATGAAGTAACTGCCTTAATGAAACTAAATCCATGAAGGAAACTCCAGCAAAACACGGTCCAAAGAAGAGAACAGATAAAGCTAAGCCACAAGGCAATCATAATAAAATTCCTCATCAATATTAAGCatttatacattttaaaatatcacTTACTGGCTCACCGAACAAAAGCATATGTAAGGAAGAATGAACAGTTATGACAAATCATAGTGATTAAACAATGATTAATTTTCTCCCGACAATTGTACTGTACAATTTCTTGACACAATCTCGACAATTTCCCCAAGAAAATGCATACATTACATGGGGAAACATTGTCTCAGCTCAATATAAAATCCTTCGAAAAGTAAAACACGAGGAGAGCTTCAAAAACACCCAAACATGCGCCAGCAAAAACATCGAAAACAAAATGCCGTCCCAGCAAAACCCTAGAAACCGAGGTCGCGACAGCCCACAATGAAGCAATCAAAACCACAAAATCAGCCGGCTTACCGTAATGCTTGATAGACTCCGTGACAGGCGCATACAAGAGGCACAAGAATGAAGCGATGAAGCAAACCCTAGAGGAGTGGCCGCTGGGGAAGGACCAGTGATCAACGGCGACGGTGAGGTGCATGCCCTTGTTGTAAACGGGGCGGGGTCGACGGACAAAGTGCTTCGCAAGGCCGACGAGGACGAGGTCGAGGAGGCCACCGAGAAGAAGAGAGGCGAAAATGCGGTGGAGGGAAGCGgagaaggaagaggaagaggaagaggaagaggaagaggaggaggaggaggaggaggaggaggaggaaaggAGTAGAGAGATGACAACGGGGAAGAAGAAGCGACCATCGCCGGAAAGTTCGAGAAATAAGAGGACCGCGCGGGGAAGGGGCTGCGAGAAAGTATGAAGCTGGTGAGAGAGGGTAGCGTCAAGGTTGGCCAGACGGTGGCGGAGCGTGGTGGCAGCGGCGGGGGTGGTGGGTTCGGGCGGTGAGGGTTTCGATTCCATTAGAAAACGTCCGCGTGTCGGGCGTGAGTCCGTTGCGAGATAAATATGTAGCAAATTAGGAGTTAGCTAAACGTTGTCGTTTACAAGCATCAAcaaccataaaaactaaaactGTGTTTTAGTCGGGAATCTATACAAAATACAAGAACATGCCTTCGAGTTTTAATAGGTGAAGTTAGGGGTGCAATTAGTttacggttcggttcggttcaaTTTGTACCAAACCTCAATTGCCTAAATCAAACTAAATCTTGGCTTGTTAGGTTTTGTTAGTTGATTTAGACTCTTGATGATTTTTTATTGGGCCTTAATTAtgtttattaaaattaaaaatcaattttcttaAAATTATGTCAATTTAATCAAAAAAAATTACCCAATGaaatttttattcaaacaacACTAAATATACCTCTTAAATATTGaatttttcaattaaatttttaggaaaatgttttaaaaaataaaaacaattctATCAAATaattaatatgcatgattatgtcATTTGCAATTTGTATTGATAATTCATTAGAAATAATGAACTAATAAATACTTCATACACGAATTAATGAATCTAATTCTAACAACCAatgtccaatttttttttaaagtgtaaataagttaaataaataatttcatatatatatggcTCAGTTTGTCTTTGCTCTCCCATTCCCTAAACCAAATTGAACTAGTTCACTTACAAAAGAGACTAATTAGGTTCAGTTTAGTTCAGTGTGATCGGTTTCATTAGTTTTGATTGGTTTTGTCACCTCTAAGTATAGCATTTCAAATGGTCCAgttgtgacgccccaatttttcataccattttttttatttttcatacaatttttttttacatcATATTTATCGGACACGTTAACATCTCGATATCATACATATCACCTGACCCGCATTGGGCACGGGTATACCGGTcacattatatttcaaatacttatcagtggaagacaatatatacatacgccACAGCGAATATATATACCAGTGTATAATCCCTCCAAAAATACATACAACAACGAACACCCCGaaataacaaaactctagggaAAATATCCATCCCTAGATCAAGcactcaccctatatatcagggtCCCTGCTCCACTCTATCTAGGAGCTCTATTACTAACTCGatctcggtttcctaaaatatttaatatttgggtgagacacatcttagtaagacggaataagttattgacaatgtgtggtaatatgagtgcAATTACAttgatatacatacatacatacatatatatatatatatatattcggtcAATACTTTAGTCAACTAATATGATATCCAATATGTGCAAAtagctatataaatataaaacacaactgTTATAAACTTTATATCCCATTTCctagtttcatttatttttctcatctttCTTTCATTTCAATTTATTTCCATTATATCATTATTTTCTCATTTATTCGGCCCATGAGTATCCTCAGTAACCTTTCCatatcgtgtctgtaactcatggtcatTTCCAATCTGCTAtctagcccatgggtatcctctGTAACCATGACATGTCGTGTATGTAACCCATGGTTGCCTTAAGGATTTTTCTTCGTGTCTTGCTTCCCCTCATGATCAAGGTTaggcagcccgaaggctggatctaatcaCGATTgaccgacccggttagatcaaataataccatatacctgTCTGTAGTAACGAATGACCTGCCACATACCCTGGTCCGTAATCCAGGGGGCAATAAACAACTCTACTCTAGCCCATTTGCACTGCCACGTCACACGCTCCACTAGTCCGTGTGGTTGCCCTTTTTAACCACTAGCATTAGTATCATGCTCGATATCAAAACCCATCActggggtttacatatccatccatcaaggttttcatttccactatttcacttttctcatatcAATGTTTCCCATATCAATACATATAATCATTGCAGTTGTTACGCTGCAATGTTTACAATTCCGGtattcacttttcatttccaatattcacatttcgtTTCTAGTATTCACACTtcatcattcacaaatcaattctcatatttcattattcatattgttgaatttcacgttgcaatatttccatattcatatatTAAAATTCACATATCCAGTATTTTCATTCAATATTTATAAAACAATATTCCCAATAGATTTATCATTTTCTATTGTTTCATTCTCAACATTTCAATTTCacaattcatctcataataatatataagcaaatatgggaatatatcacatttcatatatttcatcattttcagtatgcacatatcagtatttctttttttttttttgccccatttcatagaaaatcatttccatatttcTCACATTCTACATTTCTTAATATTCACATATATCTGTGTTTCTTATTTCCACTGTTCCCATAAAATCATTTATGTAGATACACTTATCCCTTTTCAATATTTTCCAGAAAATCGTAtaacatttccacatttcatttcatttcctcaGGGATATTCATCATTATATCATTTTCCCAGATTTCCCATTTCAAATCACATTTTACACAATAcattacataattttcataaaatcatatgccaTATAATTTCTCATCTATTAttcatatcatcataataataatttcacaaaaaataccataattcatttcacatatatttcaaccagtacttcataaaaatatttgctataacttattcccctgactaagatgtgtctcacccaaatattaaatatttcaagaaaccgagATCGAGTTGGTAATAGAGCTCCCAAATAGAGTGGAGCAGGGatcctgatatacagggtgagtgtttgATCTAAGGATGGATATTTCCCttagagttttgttattttggggtgTTTGTTGATGTATGTATTTTTTGATGGATTATACTCTAATATGTATATTCGTTGTGGcctatgtatatactgtcttccgctaaTAAGTATTTCAAATATAATGTGACTGGCATACCCGTGTCCAATGCGGCTCAGGTGATATATATGGTATCGAGGTGTTGATGTGTTTGATAAATATgatgtaaaaaaaaattggtatgaaaaatcagggtgtcacagtttggtatcaaagtagaggaaagctacttgtatgggcaggtaattttccatatcctcggctaattgtgggtgtgagtataaaataagaatgatttcagaaatgtgtttatctatttaatgaactggttattttctatacactaaatgcatgttggccacacactgacattaacttcgtctttcccttactaagctgtgcctcacccctactttacaaactatctttttaggaaattcTGGGAAACGTTCTTAGTAGGCTAGAGGGGTTGAGACAGTAGTATAGTCTTTTGTATGTGGTGAGTGTAGTTTGAATTGGTTTTTGTATAAGTATAGTAGGTTGGTTTGTAATAGGGATTTTGGAACCTTTTGTATACAAAGGTagtatagaactctagtaatggatttttggagattgtatcttttatttctgctgcattttatatgatgagtttggtatcaggtatacagacatcactaaagtagcacaaAGGGCCTCACGTTGTGGGTCAGGGCGTTACACTAGTGGtagataaaatttctttttcttaaaacttgatttagtttgcttacccatttgacatgcatcacaaattttatcttttactaAATGTGTTTTTTGCAAGTATTTAACTAAGTCCTTTTTTacaagttttgacaaaagatccatactagcgtTTCCTCaacgtctatgccacaaccaactagtcTCATTTATTGCAGcaaaacatgtaacttgttgagaagttaaattattaaaactagtggtgtatacattttcatggcgttcagtagtaaaaagtactttgttatcagatttactctcaacaatgtatttatcattttaaaagatactttatactctttatcacacaattggataatacttaacaaattatgtttcaaaccatcaacaagtaatacattatcaataaccaaggAAAGTtctttaccaaccttacctacaccgatAATTTGACCCTTTGCATTGTCCCCGAATGTCACGAACCCTCCATCCTtaggagtgatggatgcaaactcGGCCTTGTTGCCGGTTATATGTTGTGAGCaaccgctatccaagtaccacttgtccttggatgaggacgatcttaagcacacctgtaagaaaatctaagtaattgaagctggtccccaaattatgttggatccataggggttagtgcttgattcaccattgactctccacacccttttaattcttacatgtctatttctaagtggacagtcaaactgaatatgaccaatttgtttgcatttaaaacacaTTTGACACCGGAGATTTTTAGGTggaatttgagattttgattttcgagtaaaatgtcccaaataaagatcaggttgtctcacattttcaataccattaaatccaagaccttctttgctaagagagtttctttgcgCCCCaagaagtttttaaaaattacattggcccttagtaaatttataaacaattttaGAGCTATcctcaaattttctctcaagctcggcaattttcaaatctttttcttcaaAAATCGAAGCATAAgaattctttgcaatttcaaaaagttttgaccaatttcacatttatttttcaaaacatcattttccatGGTCATTTTGTTTAGTAATTTaaatacatgaatatattcatattgcaattctttaaatgtaggcatgcaatcagaatcacaatcatcatcagaataatatgaagataaggactaagaagacaatacctcatcatctcGTGCCATCTGGCACAAGTTGGCAATCTCAAAGTCGCTGCAATCTGAATATGAATCTTTGTTGTTTTGTCTATCCCACGAGGTTCCTACTTTccttactttcttctttttcctagactcaTTTTTCAGCAACGCCCAATCAGGTTTGATATGTTCGACcatgttgcaattatagcacgtgGGAGCgttcgatttttcttttcttttactaggctCTCCCTTCTTAGATACTGAATCTCTAAACTTTCTATATGACCTACTATTCTTTCCAAAGAACGTGCTAaacttcctagtaagcatagtcatgtcatctccagattcaggttcactgcactcactagatgtattagtagacgtttttaatgcagtcacttttcttattctattgtgctcattcagtctctcattaatagctaactcataagtgataagtgaacctatcaattcatctagtgacatagccttaaggtctctacccttagatATGGTCATAACCTTtacttcccaaacaggaggcaaacccctaaggattttcctaatctttttatatgtgggataggtcttaccaaatgcatgtagtgaattaataatgtgtgtgaagcGAGTGTACATGCTCTTAATGGACTCACCAgtattcattctaaatgcttcatactcactagtcaacatgtcaatcctactatcattaACGTctctagtaccttcataggttacttttaACTTATACCATATCTCCTTAGTagaagaacatgccataactctgttaaattcattgacatcaagtccacaatagagattattcatggtagtagcatttatactaacaactttcatattcTCATCGATATATTCATCTCCAGTCTTGGGAATTCTAATCTCACCtttagttttcataggaacatagttttcCTTAGAGATAACTCTCCACACTTTCCAgtcaatattttgaaggtaaataCGCGTCCTTTGTTTCCACAAGGTGTAATTGACATAGCTGAAAACaggaggacgtgtggaagagggtccctcagggaaaggggttacagtgttatgagtCATCAAGATCTTTTGAAGAAAAACGATTAAGTCTAAGCtgctaggctttgataccaattgtaagcTTTACTATTATcctaagagggggatgaattggtattttataaatttttcccctaggtcaattatccagcagcagtattacacaatcctggggtcaatctagtgcagatataaaataaatcaatatattcagctgaaattaaattacacaagtaagctaattatgcgtgcacagaaaagcaagtaaagatagataacaccagatatgttatcgaggtttggcaaatgtgcctacgtccctgccttagctaacaagcacaaggattccactaaggctcacttcacggatggagcggcaccgaaatacaaccaaatcaaattaacacaggactgacctcaacctttacaaccaatccttccggactgaattaacgccccctcaggccactcctagaatacaaccaaatcacaatacaagatgtgtataaaatatatgcttctcaaacaagcaaatttgtaccagtatcaaacaatgcacatcaataatataagaactacaagctcagtgctatatgtgtgcaatcaacactcaatataatgtatatattcaatcaagcacaacagTGTATTACCAAGCTAATTtttgaaacaatgtatagatgtaaatctcaataacagtttagggtttcaaagatttcaccaagagtaatcaaaatatctctaaaaatattttctcaatatttaagcacaagagatattcgaaaaatgagtttgtgaaaatatttttgcacactcaaaagcacaagctaaggtgtcttgTAATTCAAATGCCAAGACCCACAAGTTTTAATTGTtcccacacaaaagatttattaaattaaatatgggAAAACTTATACTCAACTCTCAATCTAAAAGTCAAACATATAATGAACAAATGAAA from Malania oleifera isolate guangnan ecotype guangnan chromosome 9, ASM2987363v1, whole genome shotgun sequence carries:
- the LOC131164647 gene encoding probable lipid phosphate phosphatase beta isoform X2, whose amino-acid sequence is MESKPSPPEPTTPAAATTLRHRLANLDATLSHQLHTFSQPLPRAVLLFLELSGDGRFFFPVVISLLLSSSSSSSSSSSSSSSSSSSSFSASLHRIFASLLLGGLLDLVLVGLAKHFVRRPRPVYNKGMHLTVAVDHWSFPSGHSSRVCFIASFLCLLYAPVTESIKHYEETSYI
- the LOC131164647 gene encoding probable lipid phosphate phosphatase beta isoform X1; amino-acid sequence: MESKPSPPEPTTPAAATTLRHRLANLDATLSHQLHTFSQPLPRAVLLFLELSGDGRFFFPVVISLLLSSSSSSSSSSSSSSSSSSSSFSASLHRIFASLLLGGLLDLVLVGLAKHFVRRPRPVYNKGMHLTVAVDHWSFPSGHSSRVCFIASFLCLLYAPVTESIKHYGLEIESWE